The Altererythrobacter sp. H2 genomic sequence GTGGTCTATTCCTACGACCTGTGCAGCGAAGCAACAATGAAACCGGAGGTGTTCTCCAACGATTTCACCGCGCTGATGGGGGCCGATGACGACGAAATCCGCGCCATCCTGGCCGAGGGGTGGGACAATCCGCCGACCCTGCTGACCGCCGACCACCCGGTCCACACCCGCAACCGCAAACTCGTCAATCTCGCTTTCTCCGCGCCGCGCGTGAACGCCATCGAGGCCGACATGCGTGCCAAGTCGATCGAGCTGATCGCCGGGTTTGCCGACCGGGGCGAATGCGAGTTCGTGGAAGATTTCGCCATCCCCCTGCCGGTGGCGATGATCGCCCAGCAGATCGGGCTCGACAACGATCCCAAGCAGGTCAAGGACTGGTCCGACGCGGCGGTTGACCGGTTCAGCCAGATGGTCAACCGGGAGCGGGTGCTCGAGTGCGCGCGCAGCCTGGTCGCCTTCCAGAAGTACATGAAGAGCAAGATCGACGAGCGCCGCGCGCACGGCGGCGATGACCTGCTCGCCGATCTCGTTGCCGCCCGCGTCGAAGGTGAAACGCCGCTGACCGACGAGGAAATCATGTCGATCATGCAGCAGTTCATGGTCGCGGGGAACGAGACCACCACCTCGACCCTGGCCGGCGGGCTGCTCCAGCTGATCCGCAACCCGGACCAGATGGAGAAAGCAGTCGCCGCCGCCGGGGGCAAGGATCCCAAGGTGATCATGAACCTGGTCGAGGAGGCCCTGCGCTACGAAACGCCGACCGCCGGCATGTGGCGCATCGTCAAGCAGGATACCGAGCTTGGCGGCATGGCGATCCCGGCGGGAGCGGTTGTGCAGCTGCGTTATGCTGCCGCCAACCGTGATCCGGCCCGGTTCGAGAACCCCGACAAGTTCGACATCGAACGCACCAATGCCCGCGCCCACCTCGCTTTCGGCAAGGGCCCGCACATGTGCGTCGGCAACATGCTCAGCCGCAAGGAAATGCTGGTCGCGTTTGACGAGCTGCTCAGCCGCCTGACCGATTTCAAGGTGGCCGACGAAAGCGGCATCGCCATCCTGCCGAACATCCTGCTGCGCGGGGTCACCCGGCTGCCGATCACTTTCGGACGTGCTGCATGAACTTCGACCTCTCCGAAGAGCAGGACATGTTCCGCGCCGCAGTCGAGCGGTTCGTGCAACCGGTCGATACCGAATTCCGGCGCCGCCTGCGCGCCCACGCCAACGGCTATGACCGGGCGCGGTGGAGCGAACTGGCCGAGCTCGGCCTGCTGGCCCTTGCAGTTGACGACGCGGCCGGCGGCATGGGCGGCGGGCCGATCGACCTGGCGCTGGTGGCCGAAGCGCTGGGGCGCGGCAATGCGCCCGACCCGTGGCTGGAAAACGGCGTCCTGCCTGCGCGGATTCTCGCCGCAAGCGGGCAGCAGGCCTTGCTTGACCAGGTGCTTTCGGGCCAGTCGATCGTGGCCTGCGCACTGGCCGAACGGAGCCAGCGCTACAGCCTCATCGCCAAGGGCATGACCGCCCGAACCCAGGGGGACGGCTTCGTCCTTTCGGGCGAGAAGACTTTCGTGTTGGGCGGGGCCATGGCCGACTGGCTGGTGATCTCGGCCGATTGCGGCGGAGAAACTGCGCTGTTCCTGGTGCCCGGCGATGCTGCCGGGCTGGAGCGCCGCCCCTACCGCCTCGCCGATGGCAGCATGGCCTGCGAATTGCGCTGCCTCAATGTAAGCCTGGGCAGCGAGGCGCGCCTCTCGCTCGGGCTCGCCGGGCTGCTGGCGATCGTTGACGATGTCCGCCTGCTGGCCTCGGCCGAAATGCTTGGCCTCGCCCAGCGGCTGTTCGATGACACGCTCGATTATGTGAAGCAGCGCGAGCAGTTCGGGGTGGCGCTCGGCACCTTCCAGGCACTCCAGCACCGGCTGGTCGAATGCTACAGCGCGCTCGAACAGGCGCGCTCGATGCTCTATCGCGCGGCCCTGGCCGACCATACTGACCCGGTCGCCTGGCATCGTTCCTGTGCCGGAGCCAAGGCATTCATCGGCGAACAGGCTGACCAGGTCGCGCGCGAGGCAGTGCAGATGCACGGCGGCATGGGCGTGACCGACGAGCTTGCCATCGGCCACGCGATGAAGCGCGTGCTGCTGCTCAGCCGCCTGTTCGGCGATGCCGACAGCGCCCTGGCCGAATACGCAGCCAAGTTCTCGGAGGCCGCATGACCGCCCTGACCCCGATCGACCCCGCGCTGTGGAGCGACGAGCCGGAACCGCACCTGATGGGCGGGCGCCTGCCCAATGGCGAGATCGTGTTCCCGATGCCGGTGGGCGACGCGGCGCGCGATGTGGAGCCTTGCAAGCTCTCCCGCAAGGGCACGCTCTGGTCATGGACGCGGCAGGATTTCTGCCCGAAGGAACCCTACGAAGGCCCCGGCTCAGGTCCGGAAGACGGCCCGCAGGACTTCAAGCCCTACCTGATCGGTTATGTCGAGCTGCCCGGCGAAGTGATCGTCGAGACCCGCA encodes the following:
- a CDS encoding cytochrome P450; the protein is MNKPVNNRHVFAPETLVDPFDFYAETHAAGTRIEHLPDMGTYVVYSYDLCSEATMKPEVFSNDFTALMGADDDEIRAILAEGWDNPPTLLTADHPVHTRNRKLVNLAFSAPRVNAIEADMRAKSIELIAGFADRGECEFVEDFAIPLPVAMIAQQIGLDNDPKQVKDWSDAAVDRFSQMVNRERVLECARSLVAFQKYMKSKIDERRAHGGDDLLADLVAARVEGETPLTDEEIMSIMQQFMVAGNETTTSTLAGGLLQLIRNPDQMEKAVAAAGGKDPKVIMNLVEEALRYETPTAGMWRIVKQDTELGGMAIPAGAVVQLRYAAANRDPARFENPDKFDIERTNARAHLAFGKGPHMCVGNMLSRKEMLVAFDELLSRLTDFKVADESGIAILPNILLRGVTRLPITFGRAA
- a CDS encoding acyl-CoA dehydrogenase family protein; translated protein: MNFDLSEEQDMFRAAVERFVQPVDTEFRRRLRAHANGYDRARWSELAELGLLALAVDDAAGGMGGGPIDLALVAEALGRGNAPDPWLENGVLPARILAASGQQALLDQVLSGQSIVACALAERSQRYSLIAKGMTARTQGDGFVLSGEKTFVLGGAMADWLVISADCGGETALFLVPGDAAGLERRPYRLADGSMACELRCLNVSLGSEARLSLGLAGLLAIVDDVRLLASAEMLGLAQRLFDDTLDYVKQREQFGVALGTFQALQHRLVECYSALEQARSMLYRAALADHTDPVAWHRSCAGAKAFIGEQADQVAREAVQMHGGMGVTDELAIGHAMKRVLLLSRLFGDADSALAEYAAKFSEAA
- a CDS encoding Zn-ribbon domain-containing OB-fold protein, which codes for MTALTPIDPALWSDEPEPHLMGGRLPNGEIVFPMPVGDAARDVEPCKLSRKGTLWSWTRQDFCPKEPYEGPGSGPEDGPQDFKPYLIGYVELPGEVIVETRIVDAVLEDLTLGMAMEFCVVPFNDRHTTFAFRPEQ